One segment of Haemophilus influenzae DNA contains the following:
- a CDS encoding uroporphyrinogen-III C-methyltransferase, whose translation MAKEQSNNLTEQLTDTQKKAVEQTETMQSVPQTIVKKTGTALSLFAILVALSIGGAGYYFGQQQMAKIQQKLTALENQTGADLSSNNTNNNKRLTQLEQGLKTAQENIAQLEQLIVSKTGEITSLQTQMKQINQLAIAQQPSDWLFSEADFLLNNALRKLVLDNDVDTAVSLLKLADEALVKVNNSQANEIRSAINQDLKQLLSLSSVDQNAVMQKLSQLANTVDELQALNVNFDETSKNNDKLSNNITDWQQNIEKSATSFLNHFIRISPKQNSNKKELLAPNQDIYLRENIRLRLQLAIMAVPRQQNELYKQSLEAVSSWVRSYFDTNSEVTQNFLKLVDGLSDTSIYVDVPEQLKSLTLLDKYLNRTALDVQKVEIEADKAIDTMPKADAVKPTQSESQQ comes from the coding sequence ATGGCAAAAGAGCAATCTAACAACCTCACTGAACAACTCACAGATACGCAAAAAAAAGCAGTTGAACAAACTGAAACAATGCAGTCTGTTCCGCAAACTATTGTGAAAAAAACAGGTACAGCATTAAGTTTATTCGCAATACTTGTTGCGCTAAGTATTGGTGGAGCTGGATACTATTTTGGTCAGCAGCAAATGGCTAAAATTCAACAGAAATTAACCGCACTTGAAAATCAAACGGGAGCAGATCTTTCCTCAAATAATACCAACAACAATAAACGACTTACACAATTAGAACAGGGTTTAAAAACTGCACAAGAAAATATAGCGCAACTGGAACAATTGATTGTGAGCAAAACAGGGGAAATAACATCCTTACAAACTCAAATGAAACAAATAAATCAGCTTGCCATCGCACAGCAACCTAGCGATTGGTTATTTTCCGAAGCTGATTTTTTACTAAATAATGCCCTGCGTAAACTTGTTTTAGATAACGATGTTGATACAGCGGTTTCTTTATTAAAATTAGCTGATGAAGCCCTCGTCAAGGTTAATAATTCACAGGCAAATGAAATTCGTAGTGCAATCAATCAAGATTTAAAACAACTCCTTTCACTTTCAAGTGTGGATCAAAATGCGGTAATGCAAAAACTGTCACAGCTTGCAAACACAGTCGATGAATTACAAGCTTTGAATGTAAATTTTGATGAAACATCTAAAAATAATGATAAATTATCGAACAACATTACTGACTGGCAACAAAATATTGAAAAAAGTGCAACCTCTTTCCTAAATCATTTTATTCGTATTTCGCCAAAACAAAATTCAAATAAAAAAGAATTACTTGCACCAAATCAAGATATTTATCTTCGTGAGAACATTCGTCTACGTTTACAGCTTGCAATTATGGCAGTTCCTCGTCAGCAAAATGAACTTTATAAGCAATCTTTAGAAGCTGTTTCTTCTTGGGTTCGTAGCTATTTTGATACAAACTCTGAAGTAACACAAAATTTCTTAAAATTAGTAGATGGATTGTCTGATACTTCTATTTATGTAGATGTACCAGAGCAATTAAAAAGTTTAACATTACTTGACAAATATCTTAATCGTACCGCTTTAGATGTACAAAAAGTGGAAATTGAAGCAGACAAGGCGATTGATACAATGCCTAAAGCAGACGCTGTTAAACCAACACAATCTGAATCACAACAATAA
- a CDS encoding class I adenylate cyclase, with translation MECNLAQAKQWVSALDQRRFERALQGSGDAFQHVLAVIPLLLHLNHPQLPGYVIHAPSGIASFLASDYQKKWLINEYSIHYADHKPSTLKSAVDFHEVLPPILGVYVMGSFGSISQTSSSDLDTWICVRDGLSSDEYALLTQKAKRISEWAIQFNVEINFYLMDQQRFRNEHYADPLTIENSGSAQYMLLLDEFYRSAVRLAGKPLLWLHLWVENEKDYEKEVARLITEGEIDPNDWVDFGGLGQFSANEYFGASLWHLYKGIDSPYKSVLKILLLEAYSKEYPNTCLIARTFKRDLLTGNTNPDHHFDPYIAILAKVTQYLTALSEFKRLDFVRRCFYVKATEDFARYQTNNWRIRYMEILAQEWGWSAETVKHLNKRPFWKIKAVKENHDNIMKFLMLSYRNLVEFARKHHIHSSVVPQDINILSRKLYTAFEELPGKVSLLNTQISHNLSEAHLTFVEVCGNKHFKDGWYLINQPRHHIMFSKERVIEYGESLNKLVSWAYFNHLLTEKTELSIFSKNVTLNTLQRFVTNLRQSFPSTIAKQPKNSDLLNQCEIRSLFIAINLTVDPTSKVEEVLTGISSRDLFSFGSLEQSLVGSIDFTYRNVWNEIRTLHFEGQNAILLALKVLSNKIYRGVNRPDFIQVYCYSERYRQDLRQLVMGLVNRCVSIQVGDIQQPCQTSRLRVAGKNWQLFFEDRGISLQEIGNESVCNEAESAVDFDEVLQTPIEDGETNRESRRYPPEMDAFASEGFLQFFFEDNSDHSFNVYILDESNHLEIYRHCDGEKDEKVREINQLYQNAKQEGDKNPYNIVQHNFNYPQFYQLQNGKNGISIVPFKFRPMNK, from the coding sequence GTGGAATGTAATCTAGCACAAGCAAAACAATGGGTTAGTGCCTTGGATCAACGCCGTTTTGAGCGTGCATTACAAGGTTCAGGCGATGCATTCCAACACGTTTTAGCGGTTATTCCTTTACTTTTACACCTAAACCATCCACAACTTCCGGGCTATGTAATTCACGCCCCCTCAGGCATTGCAAGTTTCCTCGCATCTGATTATCAAAAAAAATGGCTCATCAATGAATACAGTATTCACTATGCCGATCATAAGCCTTCAACACTCAAAAGTGCGGTGGATTTTCACGAAGTTTTGCCACCAATTCTAGGCGTTTATGTAATGGGTAGCTTTGGCTCAATAAGCCAAACCTCTTCTTCAGATCTTGATACTTGGATTTGTGTCCGTGATGGCTTGAGTTCAGATGAATATGCACTTCTTACTCAAAAAGCCAAGCGGATTAGTGAATGGGCAATACAATTTAATGTGGAAATTAATTTTTATTTGATGGATCAACAACGTTTCCGCAATGAACATTATGCTGACCCACTGACTATTGAAAATAGCGGATCTGCGCAATATATGTTATTGCTTGATGAGTTCTATCGCTCCGCCGTACGCTTAGCAGGTAAACCTCTACTTTGGTTGCATTTATGGGTGGAAAATGAAAAAGACTATGAAAAAGAGGTCGCTCGTTTAATTACGGAAGGGGAAATTGATCCAAATGATTGGGTAGATTTCGGCGGTTTAGGACAATTTTCTGCAAACGAATATTTCGGTGCTAGCTTATGGCATCTTTATAAAGGGATTGATTCTCCTTATAAATCTGTGCTCAAAATTTTGTTGTTGGAAGCCTATTCCAAGGAATACCCAAACACTTGCTTAATTGCCCGCACTTTTAAGCGAGATTTACTTACAGGCAATACCAATCCTGACCACCATTTTGATCCTTACATTGCCATTCTTGCAAAAGTAACCCAATATTTAACCGCACTTTCTGAATTTAAACGTTTGGATTTTGTGCGCCGTTGTTTCTATGTGAAGGCAACGGAAGATTTTGCGCGTTACCAAACTAATAATTGGCGTATTCGTTATATGGAAATCCTTGCACAAGAATGGGGATGGTCTGCAGAAACGGTAAAACATCTCAATAAGCGTCCATTTTGGAAAATTAAGGCAGTAAAAGAAAACCACGATAACATAATGAAATTTTTAATGTTGAGCTATCGTAATTTAGTGGAATTTGCACGAAAGCATCACATTCACTCGAGCGTCGTGCCACAAGATATCAACATTCTTTCTCGCAAACTTTATACTGCTTTTGAAGAACTTCCCGGCAAAGTGTCCTTACTCAACACACAGATATCTCACAATTTATCAGAAGCACACCTGACTTTTGTGGAAGTTTGCGGTAATAAACATTTTAAAGATGGTTGGTACCTGATTAATCAACCAAGGCATCATATTATGTTCTCCAAAGAACGGGTGATCGAATACGGAGAAAGTCTGAATAAATTAGTTTCTTGGGCTTATTTCAATCATTTGCTCACAGAAAAAACCGAATTGTCAATTTTTAGCAAGAATGTGACTTTAAATACATTACAACGCTTTGTCACTAACTTGCGTCAGTCTTTTCCAAGCACAATCGCCAAACAACCTAAAAATAGCGATTTATTGAATCAATGCGAAATTCGTAGCCTGTTTATTGCTATAAATCTTACCGTAGATCCAACATCCAAAGTAGAAGAAGTATTAACTGGTATTTCATCGCGAGATTTATTTAGTTTTGGATCGCTTGAACAAAGTCTTGTAGGCAGTATTGATTTTACTTATCGCAATGTGTGGAACGAAATCCGAACGCTCCATTTTGAAGGGCAAAATGCTATTTTGCTTGCACTAAAAGTGCTTTCTAACAAAATTTATCGTGGCGTTAATCGCCCAGATTTCATCCAAGTCTATTGTTATAGCGAACGTTATCGCCAAGATTTACGCCAATTAGTGATGGGATTAGTCAATCGATGCGTTAGCATCCAAGTAGGCGATATTCAACAACCTTGCCAAACGTCACGTTTACGCGTAGCGGGTAAAAACTGGCAATTATTTTTTGAAGATCGCGGGATCAGCTTACAAGAAATCGGAAATGAATCGGTCTGTAATGAAGCTGAAAGTGCGGTGGATTTTGACGAAGTTTTACAAACGCCAATTGAAGATGGCGAGACAAACCGAGAAAGTCGTCGTTATCCGCCAGAAATGGATGCCTTCGCAAGCGAAGGATTTCTACAATTCTTTTTTGAAGATAATTCCGATCATAGCTTCAATGTTTACATTTTAGATGAATCTAATCATCTCGAAATCTATCGCCATTGTGATGGAGAAAAAGACGAAAAAGTGCGGGAGATTAATCAGCTTTATCAAAATGCCAAACAGGAAGGCGATAAAAATCCTTACAATATCGTTCAACATAATTTTAACTATCCTCAATTTTATCAACTACAAAATGGAAAAAATGGCATATCCATTGTGCCGTTTAAATTCCGTCCAATGAATAAGTAA
- the gpsA gene encoding NAD(P)H-dependent glycerol-3-phosphate dehydrogenase, whose translation MITSQTPITVLGAGSYGTALAITFSRNGSPTYLWGHNPAHIAQMQTERQNYRFLPDVIFPEDLHLESNLAQAMEYSQDILIVVPSHAFGEILIKIKPHLKAHHRLIWATKGLERNTGRLLQTVVEEQLGTQYPLAVLSGPTFAKELAQGLPSAITLAANNEQFAREFQSRIHCSKHFRVYINSDMIGVQLGGAIKNVIAIGAGISDGMGFGANARTALITRGIAEISRLGTSLGANPNTFMGMSGLGDLVLTCTDNQSRNRRFGLTLGEGLDAQTAMENIGQVVEGFYNTKEAYLLAQRQGVEMPITEQIYQMLFCGKSAQDVAISLLGRECKGE comes from the coding sequence ATGATAACTTCGCAAACACCAATCACTGTGCTAGGTGCGGGATCTTATGGAACTGCGCTGGCAATTACCTTTTCTCGCAATGGTTCTCCCACTTACTTATGGGGGCACAATCCCGCCCATATCGCACAAATGCAGACAGAACGACAAAATTATCGTTTTTTGCCGGATGTCATCTTTCCTGAGGATCTTCATTTAGAAAGTAATCTTGCACAAGCAATGGAATATTCTCAAGATATTTTAATCGTGGTGCCAAGCCATGCTTTCGGTGAAATTCTTATAAAAATCAAACCGCACTTAAAAGCCCATCACCGATTAATTTGGGCAACAAAAGGTCTGGAACGTAACACAGGGCGTTTACTACAAACTGTAGTTGAAGAACAACTCGGAACGCAATATCCACTAGCTGTACTTTCTGGACCAACTTTTGCAAAAGAATTAGCACAAGGTCTACCATCAGCTATTACGCTTGCTGCCAATAACGAGCAATTCGCGCGGGAATTTCAGTCTCGTATTCATTGTAGTAAACATTTTCGAGTCTATATAAATTCGGATATGATTGGCGTTCAACTTGGTGGTGCAATTAAAAATGTGATCGCAATTGGCGCAGGTATTTCAGATGGTATGGGATTTGGCGCAAATGCTCGCACAGCGCTAATTACGCGTGGCATTGCGGAAATCAGCCGATTAGGTACCTCGCTCGGTGCAAATCCCAATACGTTTATGGGAATGTCTGGATTAGGTGATTTAGTACTAACTTGCACCGATAATCAATCGCGCAATCGACGTTTTGGCTTAACGCTAGGCGAAGGATTAGATGCCCAAACGGCTATGGAAAACATCGGGCAAGTCGTGGAAGGTTTTTATAATACAAAAGAAGCCTATTTGCTTGCACAAAGACAAGGTGTGGAAATGCCGATTACAGAACAAATTTATCAAATGCTGTTTTGTGGCAAAAGCGCACAAGATGTAGCAATCAGCCTTTTGGGGCGAGAATGTAAAGGCGAATAA
- the cysE gene encoding serine O-acetyltransferase, translating into MILDVWQHIRQEAKELAENEPMLASFFHSTILKHQNLGGALSYLLANKLANPIMPAISLREIIEEAYQANPSIIDCAACDIQAVRQRDPAVELWSTPLLYLKGFHAIQSYRITHYLWNQNRKSLALYLQNQISVAFDVDIHPAAKIGHGIMFDHATGIVVGETSVIENDVSILQGVTLGGTGKESGDRHPKVRKGVMIGAGAKILGNIEVGKYAKIGANSVVLNPVPEYATAAGVPARIVSQDKAAKPAFDMNQYFIGIDDSMNLNI; encoded by the coding sequence ATGATATTAGATGTGTGGCAACATATTCGCCAAGAAGCTAAAGAGCTTGCCGAAAACGAACCTATGCTTGCCAGTTTTTTTCATTCTACGATTTTAAAACATCAAAATCTGGGCGGTGCGCTAAGTTATTTATTGGCAAACAAATTAGCCAATCCTATTATGCCAGCTATTTCTCTCCGTGAAATTATTGAAGAAGCCTATCAAGCCAACCCTTCGATCATTGATTGTGCTGCTTGCGATATCCAAGCTGTTCGTCAGCGAGATCCTGCTGTGGAATTATGGTCTACACCATTGCTTTATTTAAAAGGTTTCCATGCGATTCAAAGCTATCGAATCACCCATTATTTATGGAATCAAAATCGTAAATCCCTTGCCCTTTATTTACAAAATCAAATTTCAGTGGCTTTCGATGTCGATATTCATCCTGCGGCGAAAATTGGCCACGGTATTATGTTCGATCACGCAACGGGCATTGTTGTAGGGGAAACATCTGTAATTGAAAATGACGTCTCAATTTTGCAAGGCGTAACGCTTGGTGGTACAGGAAAAGAATCGGGCGATCGTCATCCAAAAGTACGCAAGGGTGTTATGATTGGGGCTGGAGCAAAAATTCTTGGTAATATTGAAGTGGGCAAATACGCTAAAATTGGCGCAAACTCTGTTGTGCTTAACCCTGTTCCTGAATATGCCACCGCAGCGGGTGTGCCAGCTCGAATTGTAAGTCAAGATAAAGCAGCAAAACCTGCCTTTGATATGAACCAATATTTTATTGGTATTGATGATAGCATGAATTTGAATATTTAG
- a CDS encoding DASS family sodium-coupled anion symporter, protein MGEMASLKSHKNGIIFILDIVLFFVLLNVLPFEPKANSGLALLAFIAVLWLSEALHVTITALLVPLLAVALGLVSTKQALVGFADPTIFLFFGGFSLATALHIQKLDKLIANKIMALARGNLFIAVIYLFLITAFLSMWMSNTATAAMMLPLAMGILSQLDREKDHNTYVFVLLGIAYSASIGGMGTLVGSPPNAIVASNLNLTFSDWLWYGLPIMIILLPLMIGILYIIFKPKLHLNFEQTFENIEMNPMRILTFIIFSVIALTWIFSGKINPFISGLLGLQKNIASFDSIIALLAAIVICSTGVASWKQIQSNTDWGVLMLFGGGLTLSAVLKDSGASKILADSIVFMIDGQHFYLIGLLVAAFIIFLTEFTSNTASAALLVPIFISIAQSLGMPEIGLALIIGIGASCAFMLPVATPPNAIVFGSGQVKQSEMVKVGFLLNLVCVVVIATVAYMFWLK, encoded by the coding sequence ATGGGTGAGATGGCATCTTTAAAAAGTCATAAAAATGGCATTATTTTTATTTTAGATATTGTGCTGTTTTTTGTGTTATTAAATGTATTACCTTTTGAACCAAAAGCTAATTCTGGTTTGGCATTATTAGCTTTTATCGCAGTACTTTGGTTAAGTGAGGCATTGCACGTTACTATTACTGCGTTATTAGTTCCACTTTTGGCTGTGGCATTGGGATTAGTTAGTACTAAACAAGCTTTAGTTGGTTTTGCTGATCCGACAATATTTTTATTTTTTGGTGGCTTTTCCTTGGCGACGGCATTGCATATTCAAAAACTTGATAAATTGATTGCCAATAAGATTATGGCACTAGCACGCGGTAATTTATTTATCGCAGTTATTTATCTCTTTTTGATTACAGCTTTTCTCTCTATGTGGATGAGTAACACTGCAACTGCTGCAATGATGCTACCGCTTGCAATGGGTATTTTAAGCCAGCTTGATCGTGAAAAAGATCATAATACTTATGTGTTTGTGCTATTAGGGATCGCTTATAGTGCATCAATTGGTGGTATGGGAACCCTTGTAGGAAGTCCACCAAATGCAATTGTAGCAAGTAATTTAAATTTAACTTTTTCTGATTGGTTATGGTATGGCTTACCAATAATGATTATTTTGTTGCCGTTGATGATTGGGATTCTTTACATTATTTTCAAACCAAAACTTCATCTCAATTTTGAACAGACCTTTGAAAATATTGAAATGAATCCTATGCGTATATTGACGTTTATTATTTTTTCAGTCATTGCTTTAACGTGGATATTTAGCGGTAAAATTAATCCGTTTATTTCAGGGTTGCTAGGCTTACAAAAAAATATTGCAAGTTTTGATAGTATCATAGCCCTATTGGCGGCAATTGTTATTTGTTCAACAGGTGTTGCAAGTTGGAAACAAATTCAATCAAATACCGATTGGGGCGTATTAATGCTTTTCGGTGGTGGATTAACATTAAGTGCAGTGTTGAAGGATTCTGGTGCAAGTAAAATTTTAGCGGATAGTATTGTTTTTATGATTGATGGACAACATTTCTATCTTATTGGTTTATTAGTTGCGGCGTTCATTATTTTCTTAACTGAATTTACTTCTAACACAGCGAGTGCGGCGTTACTTGTACCTATCTTTATTTCTATCGCTCAATCATTGGGTATGCCAGAAATTGGTTTAGCATTAATTATTGGTATTGGTGCATCTTGTGCCTTTATGCTACCAGTGGCGACACCACCAAATGCGATTGTATTTGGCTCTGGTCAAGTAAAACAAAGTGAAATGGTCAAAGTTGGTTTCTTACTGAATTTAGTCTGTGTTGTCGTGATTGCCACGGTAGCTTATATGTTCTGGCTTAAATGA